A part of Cydia amplana chromosome 24, ilCydAmpl1.1, whole genome shotgun sequence genomic DNA contains:
- the LOC134658975 gene encoding uncharacterized protein LOC134658975 yields MDNPAQGLNPEMAPITGPHKGASGAGSSTSPDWEEPMEGQDRAEAASKKRPHEGNRVLEYETHVGSGPKVSTALRGRAKAMVKKASIGHFTGLAAAKARLKAYKEDLLLEVLDSQEGKEKGVVPPLLLRRSQGDSKKKGDKEPWMVSPSPSPSQEMTESSPPLYTGTDYIEIVREATHIVLEAAGKSGNLNGQVWGKLNQACRDILAATDVLADRVEDEELRALKADNNLMREQLAQCQTEMKALRRALSERTIQPPQAPTAQCGQATDFSEALKEALKELKEDLKRDLTITMGNMISARTGYFPEPVPRPPLAADRNKTTANQPEPQSGAPPSRAVTGAPPTRQPKAPVAQPSAPATKKRANSAPRQKTVKEPSASPPSQPATNTQAPAESWTQVVRRGNGKSAKPPSPPAAPARKPAPAGPRKLVVPATAAIVTKSVKLADVGVEHVKVRKTAAGARILEVSGSDNGRAADELCRKMTEVIGEEARVYRPTKMADLRISGLDEAATQEEIAGAIAKLGECSINEVKVGSIRAQYNGTASTLAQCPITAAKRVTAAGRLQIGWSSALVVALDPTPMRCFRCMGTGHTRALCPSPVDRSGLCFRCSRPDHKRVDCKAETAFCSVCHAAKRPAGHIMGGFSCTPPPAKGKEALPKTQRASSVNNIDQRACEGQNMDI; encoded by the exons ATGGATAACCCCGCGCAGGGGTTGAATCCGGAGATGGCTCCAATCACTGGGCCCCATAAAGGGGCTTCAGGGGCGGGTTCTTCGACCTCGCCCGACTGGGAGGAACCTATGGAGGGCCAGGACAGGGCTGAGGCCGCCTCCAAGAAGAGGCCCCATGAGGGAAACCGGGTCCTGGAGTATGAGACTCACGTTGGGAGCGGGCCTAAAGTTAGCACCGCGCTGAGGGGTAGGGCCAAGGCCATGGTGAAGAAAGCCTCCATAGGCCACTTTACCGGCCTGGCAGCAGCCAAGGCCAGACTGAAGGCCTATAAGGAGGACTTGCTCTTGGAGGTGTTGGACAGCCAGGAGGGAAAGGAAAAGGGAGTGGTCCCCCCTTTACTCCTGAGAAGGTCCCAGGGGGACAGCAAAAAGAAGGGGGATAAGGAGCCGTGGATGGTGAGCCCGTCCCCTTCTCCAAGTCAAGAAATGACAGAAAGCAGCCCGCCCCTATACACAGGGACGGACTACATAGAAATAGTGCGGGAGGCGACCCATATTGTCCTAGAGGCTGCCGGAAAATCCGGCAACCTAAATGGACAAGTCTGGGGAAAACTGAACCAGGCCTGCCGGGACATCCTGGCGGCCACTGACGTCCTGGCGGATAGAGTAGAGGACGAGGAGTTGCGGGCCTTAAAGGCGGACAATAACCTAATGCGGGAGCAACTTGCCCAATGTCAGACCGAGATGAAGGCCCTTCGTAGAGCCTTATCTGAGAGGACGATCCAGCCCCCACAGGCCCCGACGGCCCAATGCGGCCAGGCGACGGACTTCTCTGAGGCCCTCAAAGAGGCCCTCAAGGAATTGAAGGAGGATCTGAAGCGGGACCTTACAATTACCATGGGAAACATGATCTCGGCCCGCACGGGCTATTTCCCTGAGCCGGTCCCCCGCCCTCCTCTCGCTGCGGACAGGAATAAGACGACCGCGAACCAGCCGGAACCTCAATCTGGGGCGCCGCCCTCAAGGGCAGTGACAGGTGCGCCGCCCACAAGGCAGCCTAAGGCCCCTGTGGCCCAGCCTTCGGCACCAGCGACCAAGAAGAGGGCTAACTCTGCTCCTAGGCAGAAGACGGTGAAGGAGCCTAGTGCCTCTCCACCCTCGCAGCCGGCAACAAACACACAAGCGCCTGCTGAGTCTTGGACGCAGGTTGTCAGGAGGGGCAATGGCAAATCCGCCAAGCCCCCTTCCCCCCCTGCCGCCCCGGCTCGGAAACCGGCACCAGCGGGCCCGCGGAAGCTGGTTGTGCCCGCCACGGCCGCGATC GTCACCAAATCGGTGAAGCTTGCTGATGTGGGTGTAGAGCACGTCAAGGTCCGCAAAACAGCTGCTGGAGCCAGGATACTTGAGGTGTCCGGGTCCGACAATGGTAGGGCGGCTGACGAACTCTGCCGAAAAATGACGGAGGTGATCGGAGAGGAAGCCCGAGTATACAGGCccaccaaaatggcggacttacgcATTTCGGGCCTAGATGAGGCAGCCACTCAGGAAGAGATCGCGGGAGCAATCGCTAAATTGGGAGAGTGCTCAATAAATGAAGTTAAGGTGGGATCGATTAGGGCCCAATATAATGGGACAGCGTCGACTCTGGCACAGTGCCCTATAACGGCAGCCAAGAGGGTCACCGCAGCGGGTCGACTTCAAATAGGATGGTCCTCGGCTCTAGTAGTGGCGCTGGACCCAACACCGATGAGGTGCTTCAGGTGTATGGGCACGGGGCACACCAGAGCACTATGCCCGTCGCCAGTAGATAGGAGCGGTCTCTGCTTCCGGTGTAGCAGGCCGGACCACAAGAGGGTGGACTGCAAGGCGGAGACTGCCTTCTGCTCGGTATGTCATGCGGCCAAACGCCCAGCGGGACACATAATGGGTGGCTTTTCCTGTACGCCCCCACCAGCAAAAGGCAAAGAGGCTCTTCCGAAGACCCAAAGAGCCTCTTCAGTGAATAACATCGACCAACGGGCCTGTGAGGGacaaaatatggatatttag